The Sorangiineae bacterium MSr11367 genome window below encodes:
- a CDS encoding M57 family metalloprotease, which yields MRIKLSLVVAMGAIALSSAGCASESTSNDGESTGSTAKSFEEWKSTVQQESDTGIWIVDRDIPVDSEEKLHSFYERYVQQGALIVDNNNGVDSKWNATQKLNITYCVSKSSFGSNYNRVVQAMRDAGNAWTAVANVKFVYKSDQDGNCTVRNNNVVFNVRIGGSGFSGRAFFPGDGRSSREVLIGPTAAKGSNPNGPETLTGLLRHELGHTLGFRHEHTRPESGASDCFEDNNWRELTPYDASSVMHYPWCNGGNTGDLRITASDAEGAAKLYGNPR from the coding sequence ATGCGGATCAAGTTGTCTCTCGTCGTCGCGATGGGCGCCATTGCTTTGTCTTCGGCAGGCTGCGCGTCCGAGTCGACGTCCAATGACGGAGAGAGCACCGGCAGCACCGCCAAGTCGTTCGAGGAGTGGAAGTCGACGGTCCAGCAGGAGTCCGACACGGGCATTTGGATCGTCGATCGCGACATTCCCGTCGACAGCGAAGAGAAGCTTCACTCGTTTTACGAGCGATACGTCCAACAGGGAGCGCTCATCGTCGACAACAACAATGGGGTCGACTCGAAGTGGAACGCAACGCAGAAGTTGAACATTACCTACTGCGTGAGCAAATCGTCGTTCGGGTCGAACTACAATCGCGTGGTGCAAGCTATGCGCGACGCCGGCAACGCCTGGACGGCGGTGGCGAACGTGAAGTTCGTCTACAAATCGGACCAGGATGGAAACTGCACGGTGCGCAACAACAACGTCGTATTCAACGTGCGCATCGGCGGCTCGGGATTCTCTGGGCGCGCGTTCTTCCCGGGCGATGGACGAAGCTCGCGCGAAGTGCTGATTGGACCGACGGCCGCCAAGGGATCCAACCCCAACGGGCCCGAGACGCTGACCGGCCTTTTGCGGCACGAGCTGGGGCATACCCTGGGCTTCCGCCACGAGCACACGCGACCGGAGTCGGGTGCATCGGATTGCTTCGAGGACAACAACTGGCGTGAGTTGACCCCATACGACGCCTCGTCGGTCATGCACTATCCCTGGTGCAACGGCGGGAACACGGGCGATCTGCGCATCACCGCGTCGGATGCCGAGGGCGCGGCCAAGCTTTACGGCAATCCGCGCTGA
- a CDS encoding MarR family transcriptional regulator, with amino-acid sequence MPPTVSDAEYRALAEMRYRIRRFLNFSEASARSVGIEPQQHQLLLAIRGLPEDGAPTVGRIAERLQIQHHSAVELVNRGVEKGLVKKKPGERDRREVLLDLTPRGRRLLEKLALAHRTELRSFAPVLLDALSALVHPEEAPPPEESLS; translated from the coding sequence GTGCCCCCCACCGTTTCCGATGCCGAATACCGAGCCCTGGCGGAAATGCGTTACCGCATCCGGCGTTTCCTCAACTTCAGCGAGGCCAGTGCACGGTCCGTGGGGATCGAGCCGCAGCAACATCAGCTTCTGCTCGCCATCCGCGGCCTTCCCGAGGATGGCGCGCCCACCGTGGGTCGCATCGCGGAGCGCCTGCAGATCCAACACCATAGCGCCGTCGAACTGGTGAACCGCGGTGTCGAAAAGGGCCTGGTGAAGAAGAAGCCCGGCGAGCGCGATCGCCGCGAGGTCCTTCTCGATCTCACGCCGCGTGGCCGGCGCCTTCTCGAGAAGCTGGCCCTCGCACATCGCACCGAGCTTCGTTCCTTCGCGCCCGTCTTGCTCGACGCGCTCTCCGCGCTCGTTCACCCGGAGGAGGCACCGCCTCCAGAGGAGTCTTTGTCGTGA
- a CDS encoding S41 family peptidase yields MRSFATTSTAGLCLLLAACSSAPVESVGSGSEAVRPITQAEARADFDQIVSSFRGLYGALTRKEARYGFQFDALAAQYRTRIDGAHSEAEYRRIFEEFIARFKDAHVSLSANLVSDDAHAFGLPFRVMPVGDTFVVYEAAQGGTVHVGDELLSIDGRSATDLTNSFLPLIGIANPLAARHFAANHLTSRPVYASEGLQANARAQVRLRNDAGVEREEAVTWQETPRLLPAVPAAPVAGAGGPRAAMAVSRVAADVTRAELSKLGDRVPFFMTDAVRASLGVAGEVAPSRAALARFGLTPQQGAAIHFFATTYSLGQKKVLLVRLPSYMQGDAQLNYLRALFSEQQPRVDALVFDQTHNPGGSLGFAQDVVSLLAPRRVNGFVQKMHADRLWIQTFAKAAKDTRDANPADPTAAIYEGRAHDIDAAYSANQPLSIPIPLSPEPTLEPDAAHWTKPILLLADELSVSCADIVPLLLKANGLATLFGQTTMGGGGNVEEVATLTNTQAVLNLSRGLGTVYDPNGQYPESNIIEDNGVAPDVAYSHTLADFRAGYIGYVRAFNAALAARL; encoded by the coding sequence ATGCGTTCTTTTGCAACGACGTCCACGGCCGGCTTGTGCCTTTTGCTTGCCGCGTGCAGCTCGGCACCGGTGGAGAGCGTTGGCTCTGGGTCCGAGGCAGTTCGACCGATTACGCAAGCAGAGGCCCGCGCGGACTTCGACCAGATTGTGAGCTCATTTCGCGGTTTGTACGGCGCGCTCACACGCAAGGAAGCGCGATATGGCTTCCAATTCGATGCCCTCGCGGCGCAATACCGCACACGCATCGACGGGGCCCATAGCGAAGCCGAATACCGCCGCATCTTCGAGGAGTTCATTGCGCGATTCAAAGATGCCCACGTTTCGCTCAGCGCTAATTTGGTTTCGGACGATGCGCACGCCTTCGGACTTCCCTTTCGGGTCATGCCGGTGGGCGATACGTTCGTGGTCTATGAAGCCGCGCAGGGCGGGACCGTCCATGTCGGCGACGAGCTTTTGAGCATCGATGGTCGCTCGGCCACGGATCTGACGAATTCGTTTCTCCCGTTGATCGGTATTGCGAATCCGCTTGCCGCACGGCATTTCGCGGCCAATCATCTGACCTCACGCCCCGTGTACGCGTCCGAGGGACTGCAAGCGAATGCGCGTGCGCAGGTGCGCCTGCGAAACGACGCCGGCGTGGAACGGGAAGAAGCCGTTACCTGGCAAGAGACCCCGCGTTTGTTGCCTGCGGTGCCGGCCGCGCCCGTGGCGGGCGCTGGCGGACCGCGCGCAGCCATGGCCGTATCGCGCGTGGCTGCGGACGTGACGCGTGCGGAGCTGTCGAAGCTCGGCGATCGGGTGCCCTTTTTCATGACCGACGCGGTGCGGGCTTCGCTGGGCGTCGCCGGCGAGGTGGCTCCAAGCCGCGCGGCCCTTGCGCGGTTTGGGCTCACTCCGCAACAAGGCGCGGCGATTCACTTCTTTGCAACGACGTATTCGCTCGGGCAGAAAAAGGTTCTCCTGGTTCGACTGCCGAGTTACATGCAGGGTGACGCGCAGCTCAATTACCTTCGTGCGCTGTTCTCGGAGCAGCAGCCGCGGGTGGACGCGCTGGTGTTCGACCAGACGCACAACCCCGGCGGGTCGCTCGGCTTCGCCCAGGACGTGGTTTCCCTGCTGGCGCCGCGCCGGGTGAATGGATTCGTGCAGAAGATGCACGCCGACCGGCTGTGGATTCAAACCTTCGCGAAGGCGGCGAAGGACACGCGAGACGCCAATCCCGCCGATCCCACGGCGGCCATCTACGAGGGACGCGCCCATGACATCGACGCCGCTTACAGTGCCAACCAGCCGCTTTCTATCCCGATTCCGCTTTCCCCCGAGCCCACGCTCGAGCCGGACGCGGCCCACTGGACCAAGCCCATTCTCCTTCTCGCGGACGAGCTCTCCGTCTCTTGCGCCGATATCGTTCCTCTCCTTCTCAAAGCGAACGGTCTCGCGACTCTTTTTGGGCAAACCACCATGGGCGGCGGAGGCAACGTGGAAGAGGTGGCAACCCTCACCAATACGCAAGCGGTCCTGAATCTCTCGCGCGGACTCGGTACCGTGTACGATCCCAACGGGCAGTACCCGGAGTCAAACATCATCGAGGACAACGGCGTCGCGCCCGATGTTGCGTATTCGCACACCCTCGCGGACTTCCGCGCGGGCTACATCGGCTACGTGCGCGCATTCAACGCTGCGCTGGCCGCGCGCCTGTGA
- a CDS encoding ATP-binding cassette domain-containing protein: MTTDVPLIEIENAEVYRGDTRVFEDLSLRIAQGRHTAILGPNGAGKSTLLRLLSREIYPVHREGSSVRILGHDRWDVFELRRQLGLVSHELQMQYTRSVRGLDVVLSGFFSSVGIGYHSHLNPTAEQRARARSVLEQLGATALAQKAIGEMSSGEQRRCLLGRALVHDPACLVLDEPTASLDLKAKFELIAAIRQLVHQGRTLVLVTHHVDEIPPEVERVVLLRSGRVVADGKKEDILTSERLSALFETKMHLAEQRGFFYAIPD; the protein is encoded by the coding sequence ATGACCACCGACGTCCCCCTCATCGAAATCGAGAACGCCGAAGTTTACCGCGGCGACACCCGCGTGTTCGAAGATCTGTCCCTGCGCATCGCCCAGGGCCGGCACACGGCCATCCTCGGCCCCAACGGCGCGGGGAAATCCACCTTGCTGCGCCTGCTCTCGCGCGAGATTTACCCGGTTCATCGCGAGGGTTCCTCGGTGCGCATTCTGGGGCACGATCGGTGGGACGTCTTCGAACTGCGCCGCCAACTCGGCCTCGTCTCGCACGAGCTACAGATGCAGTACACACGCAGCGTGCGCGGGCTGGACGTGGTGCTCTCGGGATTCTTCTCGAGCGTGGGCATTGGATACCACTCCCATTTGAACCCCACGGCCGAACAGCGTGCCCGGGCTCGGTCGGTGTTGGAGCAACTGGGCGCCACCGCACTCGCGCAAAAGGCCATTGGCGAAATGTCCTCCGGCGAGCAGCGCCGCTGCCTTTTGGGCCGTGCGCTGGTGCACGATCCGGCGTGCCTCGTGCTCGACGAGCCGACCGCGAGCCTCGATTTGAAGGCCAAGTTCGAGCTCATTGCCGCGATCCGCCAACTGGTTCACCAGGGCCGAACCTTGGTCCTGGTGACCCATCACGTCGACGAGATCCCCCCCGAGGTGGAGCGCGTGGTCCTCTTGCGCAGCGGCCGCGTGGTGGCCGATGGCAAGAAAGAAGACATCTTGACCAGCGAGCGCCTCTCGGCCCTTTTCGAGACGAAGATGCACCTCGCCGAGCAGCGCGGGTTCTTCTACGCGATTCCGGATTGA
- a CDS encoding four-helix bundle copper-binding protein codes for MSHERYSNCIETCNLCATACEHCADACLEEDDVENMVDCIRLDRDCAAICRLAAAIMSRNGKFAQELCRLCATACEACAAECERHTYEHCRACAAGCRGCANECRRMAGVPSASERGGFTARA; via the coding sequence ATGTCGCACGAGCGCTATTCCAATTGCATCGAGACCTGCAACCTCTGCGCAACGGCTTGTGAACACTGTGCAGATGCCTGCCTCGAGGAGGACGACGTCGAAAACATGGTCGATTGCATTCGCCTCGACCGTGATTGTGCAGCGATCTGCCGGCTGGCAGCGGCCATCATGTCTCGCAATGGTAAGTTCGCCCAAGAGCTCTGCCGCCTATGCGCCACGGCGTGCGAGGCGTGCGCAGCCGAGTGCGAGCGGCACACGTACGAACATTGTCGCGCGTGTGCAGCGGGCTGTCGGGGATGCGCCAACGAATGCCGCCGCATGGCGGGCGTCCCCTCGGCGAGCGAGCGCGGCGGATTCACCGCCCGCGCGTGA
- a CDS encoding RNA polymerase sigma factor, which yields MWRSLRRLGLNESDADDLCQEVFVIVFRKLQDFEQKSSLRTWLYGIAVRVALAHRRRARTQRELPTATLPEMVAPDGPHDRLAEREARRWLDLALDTLDEKKRAVFVLYEIEQLSMNEVAQVLECPLQTAYSRLHAAREQVESFFRQARKGTVE from the coding sequence GTGTGGAGATCGTTGCGGCGTCTCGGACTCAACGAGTCCGACGCGGACGATCTTTGCCAAGAGGTTTTCGTGATCGTCTTTCGCAAGCTTCAGGATTTCGAACAAAAGTCGTCTTTGCGCACCTGGTTGTACGGCATCGCCGTCCGGGTCGCACTGGCGCATCGGCGACGAGCACGGACCCAGCGTGAGCTTCCCACAGCGACACTTCCCGAGATGGTGGCCCCCGATGGCCCGCACGACCGCCTCGCGGAACGCGAAGCGCGGCGCTGGCTCGACCTTGCCCTGGATACATTGGATGAAAAGAAGCGCGCAGTGTTCGTGCTGTACGAGATCGAGCAGCTGTCCATGAACGAGGTAGCACAGGTTCTCGAGTGTCCATTGCAGACCGCTTATTCGCGCCTGCACGCTGCACGTGAGCAAGTGGAGTCATTTTTCCGACAAGCGAGGAAAGGAACTGTCGAGTGA
- a CDS encoding methyltransferase domain-containing protein, protein MPTRAPTPELERLRAIQRHVDAYTVGILDALPMTASWDCLELGAGAGSIAHWLAERCPKGRVVAVDIDVRHLDANGAANLLVEQADVAQPDYAPGTYDLVHARYLFCHLAQREDVLQRAARWLKPGGYLFVEEPYQLPGETSPFPLVRRLMDAYERHHAARGTDLKWARGLPAALARAGLEDVVHAGNLGCMGSGARDRWSPLIANTGPALVAEGLLSEADLEGFFELVADPCFIDIPQVTIAAWGRAKLA, encoded by the coding sequence GTGCCGACACGAGCGCCCACTCCAGAGCTAGAGCGACTTCGAGCCATCCAGCGCCACGTCGACGCGTACACCGTGGGGATCCTCGATGCCTTGCCGATGACGGCATCGTGGGATTGCCTGGAGTTGGGCGCGGGAGCAGGATCCATCGCCCATTGGCTCGCCGAGCGTTGCCCCAAGGGACGCGTGGTTGCGGTGGACATCGATGTTCGACACCTCGACGCGAACGGCGCGGCGAACTTGCTCGTCGAGCAGGCCGATGTCGCGCAACCGGATTATGCGCCAGGAACGTACGATTTGGTGCACGCGCGCTATCTCTTTTGCCACCTCGCGCAGCGCGAGGACGTTCTGCAGAGGGCTGCGCGGTGGCTGAAACCGGGAGGCTATTTGTTCGTCGAGGAGCCGTACCAGCTGCCCGGTGAGACTTCGCCTTTTCCGCTGGTGCGCCGCTTGATGGACGCGTACGAGCGGCATCACGCCGCACGCGGCACCGATTTGAAATGGGCCCGGGGACTGCCCGCCGCACTCGCACGCGCGGGGCTCGAGGATGTGGTGCACGCGGGAAACCTCGGGTGCATGGGCTCGGGAGCACGCGATCGCTGGTCGCCGCTCATTGCGAATACCGGCCCTGCGCTCGTGGCCGAAGGTCTTCTGTCCGAGGCGGACTTGGAAGGGTTCTTCGAGTTGGTCGCCGACCCTTGTTTCATCGACATCCCGCAGGTCACGATTGCGGCGTGGGGTCGCGCGAAGCTGGCGTGA
- a CDS encoding glutathione S-transferase N-terminal domain-containing protein, which yields MKIGGTSLDPLFIWKKKHSIAEAVDFATSVAATLARLGSGGYVAHVGKRPAKLLELYEREVCPFSRKVREAMSILDLDAIVHPCAPEPRRFRSVVEGYVGKFQIPLLVDPNTSSTVTDSDAIVRYLFRQYGDGKVPLALRMGPLTDATSKFATLLRISKASESPPTKEPDDLLELYSYEASPYCRLVRETLMKWEIPYIVHNVARGSPKRAGFAERTGKMQFPYLIDKARGIEMFETRAIIDYIDDHFGTNGRLKAN from the coding sequence ATGAAAATCGGAGGCACGTCCCTCGACCCGCTCTTCATTTGGAAAAAGAAGCACAGCATTGCGGAGGCCGTCGATTTTGCGACCTCGGTGGCTGCGACCCTTGCACGCCTCGGTAGCGGCGGATACGTAGCGCACGTCGGGAAAAGGCCGGCGAAGCTTTTGGAGCTCTATGAACGGGAGGTTTGTCCTTTCTCACGCAAGGTTCGCGAAGCGATGTCCATTCTCGATCTCGATGCCATCGTCCATCCATGCGCCCCAGAGCCAAGACGATTTCGCTCGGTCGTGGAAGGGTACGTGGGGAAGTTCCAGATACCACTGTTGGTCGATCCCAATACGTCGTCCACCGTGACGGATTCGGATGCGATCGTGCGTTATCTTTTTAGGCAATATGGCGATGGTAAAGTCCCCCTTGCGCTTCGCATGGGGCCGCTGACCGATGCCACGTCGAAGTTCGCAACGCTCCTTCGAATAAGCAAAGCGTCCGAATCACCTCCAACGAAGGAACCGGACGATTTGCTCGAGTTGTACAGCTACGAGGCCTCTCCGTATTGCCGCCTCGTGCGTGAAACCCTCATGAAATGGGAAATACCTTACATCGTTCACAACGTTGCGCGCGGCAGTCCCAAGCGTGCGGGCTTCGCCGAGCGTACGGGCAAGATGCAATTTCCCTATCTGATCGACAAAGCGCGCGGCATCGAGATGTTCGAAACGCGCGCCATCATCGATTACATCGACGACCATTTTGGCACCAACGGTCGCCTCAAAGCCAACTAA
- a CDS encoding ornithine cyclodeaminase family protein, producing MAYEMLVLGALDVRELYDWDTAIASQRRAFAELGGDGARLPEKIIVPAGDDMAICMAARMSNDTGPVSKFISVHMGNPRRGLPSVQSVVTALDPTDGRPVAILDGNEITTRRTAAASALAVSLLGRRENHGALAIIGSGVQGIAHIQAIARVQRFAEIRLWSPTRAKCEQAAQSLQTEDGLDIVLSDSAEAAVKGASVIVACTSSAQPVVHGAWLSPGSTVLSVGSFTPERCEIDEAAVQRSDVLVVDHVPTEVTHGGPIVKALARGYRKVEDLVPLADIVLGRHPGRRSPDEIIVYNSVGIGVQDAAAAWTIIERARASGRGKRIEL from the coding sequence GTGGCGTACGAGATGCTCGTGCTGGGCGCGTTGGACGTTCGGGAGCTGTACGACTGGGACACGGCCATCGCGTCACAGCGACGAGCCTTTGCGGAGCTCGGTGGCGATGGCGCGCGCCTGCCGGAGAAGATCATCGTCCCCGCGGGGGACGACATGGCCATCTGCATGGCCGCACGCATGTCGAACGACACCGGCCCGGTGAGCAAGTTCATCAGCGTTCACATGGGGAATCCGCGACGCGGGCTGCCCAGCGTGCAATCCGTGGTGACGGCCCTCGATCCCACCGACGGGCGGCCGGTGGCCATCCTCGATGGCAACGAGATCACGACCCGGCGAACCGCCGCGGCCAGCGCCCTCGCCGTCTCGTTGCTCGGGCGGCGCGAAAACCACGGCGCACTGGCCATCATCGGGAGCGGGGTTCAGGGTATTGCGCACATCCAAGCCATCGCCCGCGTCCAGCGTTTTGCCGAAATCCGACTCTGGAGCCCGACCCGGGCCAAATGCGAACAGGCCGCCCAGTCCTTGCAGACCGAGGATGGCCTCGACATCGTCCTCTCCGACAGCGCGGAGGCGGCGGTGAAGGGTGCCTCGGTCATCGTGGCCTGTACCAGCAGTGCGCAGCCGGTGGTGCACGGGGCGTGGCTCTCGCCGGGAAGCACCGTTCTCTCGGTGGGCTCGTTCACGCCGGAGCGGTGCGAGATCGACGAGGCCGCCGTGCAGCGCTCGGACGTGCTCGTCGTCGACCACGTCCCGACGGAGGTGACGCACGGTGGCCCCATCGTGAAGGCGCTCGCGCGCGGCTATCGCAAGGTCGAAGACCTCGTGCCGCTCGCGGACATCGTGTTGGGTCGGCATCCGGGGCGGCGCAGCCCGGACGAAATCATCGTGTACAACAGCGTGGGCATCGGCGTGCAAGACGCCGCCGCGGCCTGGACGATCATCGAACGGGCGCGAGCCTCGGGGCGAGGAAAAAGGATCGAACTATGA
- a CDS encoding FAD-binding oxidoreductase — translation MTELPSRAEIVIVGGGVMGTSIAFHLAEAGVKNIVLLEQNELGSGSTCKAAGGVRAQFSDAVNIQLGLRSLEAFARFPERPGQDIDFRKVGYLFLLSRKEDVRAFEQSIALQNSLGVPSRLIDPAEAKRISPLIETDDVIAAAWGPDDGLATPEAVVYGYAKGARQLGVHIATQCTVTGIERAGDRIRAVRTSHGTIETDTVICTAGAWSRAIGEMAGVDLPVTPYRRQVLFTEAMPNLPPMPMTIDFASTFYFHAEGRGLLVGMSYQEEPPGFNLERNDAWVPTLLAAAEKRAPAIGQAGIASGWAGLYEISPDHNALIGEARSVSRFLYATGFSGHGFLQGPAVGETIRDLYLGRTPAVDVSGMTADRFAAGAARPERNIV, via the coding sequence ATGACGGAACTACCTTCGCGGGCGGAGATCGTGATCGTCGGCGGCGGCGTAATGGGCACGAGCATCGCCTTTCATCTGGCCGAGGCGGGCGTGAAGAACATCGTGCTGCTCGAGCAGAACGAGCTTGGCTCGGGGTCGACCTGCAAGGCCGCCGGCGGCGTGCGTGCGCAGTTCTCCGACGCGGTGAACATCCAGCTCGGGCTGCGAAGCCTGGAGGCGTTCGCGCGTTTTCCCGAGCGGCCCGGCCAGGACATCGACTTTCGCAAAGTCGGGTATCTCTTTTTGCTTTCGCGCAAAGAAGATGTCCGCGCCTTCGAGCAGAGCATCGCGCTGCAAAATTCGCTGGGCGTGCCCAGCCGGCTCATCGATCCGGCGGAGGCCAAGCGAATCAGCCCGCTCATCGAGACGGACGACGTCATCGCGGCCGCATGGGGCCCGGACGATGGGCTCGCGACGCCGGAGGCCGTGGTGTACGGCTACGCGAAGGGCGCCCGCCAGCTCGGCGTTCACATCGCCACGCAGTGTACGGTGACGGGCATCGAGCGCGCCGGCGACCGCATCCGCGCCGTGCGCACCTCGCACGGAACCATCGAAACGGACACGGTGATCTGCACCGCCGGTGCGTGGTCGCGGGCCATCGGCGAGATGGCCGGTGTCGATTTGCCGGTCACGCCCTACCGTCGGCAAGTGCTCTTCACGGAGGCGATGCCCAACCTTCCGCCGATGCCCATGACCATCGACTTCGCGAGCACCTTCTACTTCCACGCCGAGGGCCGCGGGCTTCTGGTGGGCATGTCCTACCAGGAGGAACCGCCCGGATTCAATCTGGAGCGCAACGACGCCTGGGTTCCCACCTTGCTCGCCGCCGCCGAAAAGCGCGCCCCCGCCATCGGACAAGCCGGCATCGCCAGCGGGTGGGCGGGCTTGTACGAGATCAGCCCGGATCACAATGCGCTCATCGGCGAGGCCCGCTCCGTCTCGCGCTTTCTCTACGCCACCGGCTTCTCCGGACACGGCTTTTTGCAAGGCCCCGCGGTGGGGGAAACCATTCGCGATCTGTACCTTGGCCGCACCCCCGCGGTGGACGTCTCCGGCATGACCGCCGACCGATTCGCCGCCGGCGCCGCCCGCCCCGAACGGAACATCGTATGA
- a CDS encoding aldo/keto reductase, which produces MENVTTAKVKLPSGPSMPRVGLGVWQMPRGVTREAVLSALHAGYRHIDTARIYGNEAEVGAAVRESGIPREEIFVTTKLWNDDQGYDSALRAFDASMKRLGLDHVDLYLIHWPVQHKRRESWQALEKLRASGRARSIGVSNFMVSHLEELLADADERPDVNQIEIHPFLQQRDPRAFCQKHGIVVQAYSPLVRGHRMDHPEIRKVAQRVKRTPAQVLLRWGLQHDLVVLPKSSDPGRQKENAAVFDFTLDADAMSSLDALEDGRTTGWDPRTQR; this is translated from the coding sequence ATGGAAAACGTAACGACCGCGAAGGTGAAGCTTCCCTCGGGACCATCGATGCCGCGAGTCGGGCTCGGCGTTTGGCAGATGCCCCGCGGCGTCACGCGCGAGGCCGTGCTCTCGGCGTTGCACGCCGGCTACCGCCACATCGACACCGCGCGCATCTACGGCAACGAGGCCGAGGTTGGCGCCGCCGTGCGCGAGAGCGGCATCCCGCGCGAGGAGATCTTCGTCACCACGAAACTGTGGAACGACGACCAAGGCTACGATTCCGCGTTGCGCGCGTTCGATGCGAGCATGAAGCGGCTCGGCCTCGACCACGTCGACCTTTACCTCATTCACTGGCCCGTCCAGCACAAACGCCGCGAGTCATGGCAAGCCCTCGAAAAGCTCCGCGCGAGCGGGCGCGCGCGGTCCATCGGGGTGAGCAACTTCATGGTCTCGCACCTCGAAGAGCTCCTCGCCGACGCCGATGAGCGGCCCGACGTGAACCAAATCGAGATTCACCCCTTCCTGCAGCAGCGCGATCCGCGCGCCTTCTGCCAGAAGCACGGCATCGTCGTGCAGGCCTACAGCCCGCTCGTGCGCGGCCATCGCATGGACCATCCCGAGATTCGCAAGGTGGCCCAGCGCGTGAAGCGCACGCCCGCGCAAGTGCTGCTTCGCTGGGGGCTCCAGCACGACCTCGTCGTCCTGCCCAAGTCGAGCGATCCCGGTCGTCAGAAAGAGAACGCCGCGGTCTTCGACTTCACCCTCGACGCCGACGCCATGTCGAGCCTCGATGCCCTCGAAGACGGGCGGACCACCGGTTGGGATCCGCGCACGCAGCGTTAG
- a CDS encoding DUF4142 domain-containing protein has product MPVMCSDGQAAAILDTLDRGEVEESTAFVDVATDASLRDFARTMVTEHGAHRDALKTLTAKLDISLAATGVSREMTKDSKQDMSMSRTLAPKDLQSHYLNRQVLGHIRALGVIELLIHSSKAPEFRDFVVKTRATVRQHLTMVLAIQSKLEGTCGGNAGSGTDGPDCDDAGPPIDAGAPADSGVGLR; this is encoded by the coding sequence ATGCCGGTCATGTGTTCCGACGGACAAGCCGCAGCCATTCTGGACACATTGGACAGGGGGGAGGTCGAGGAGTCCACGGCCTTCGTCGATGTGGCAACGGATGCGAGCCTCCGGGATTTTGCCCGCACGATGGTCACCGAACATGGCGCACACCGCGATGCGCTGAAAACGTTGACGGCCAAGCTCGATATCTCGTTGGCCGCCACCGGCGTTTCCCGCGAGATGACCAAAGACTCCAAACAGGACATGAGCATGTCGCGCACGCTCGCGCCCAAGGACCTTCAGAGCCACTATCTCAATCGGCAGGTCCTCGGTCACATTCGCGCGCTGGGCGTCATCGAGCTGCTCATCCATTCGAGCAAAGCACCCGAATTCCGCGACTTCGTCGTCAAGACGCGCGCAACCGTACGACAGCACCTCACGATGGTGTTGGCCATTCAGAGCAAGCTCGAAGGCACCTGCGGCGGCAATGCGGGAAGCGGCACCGACGGCCCAGACTGTGACGATGCCGGCCCCCCCATCGACGCGGGTGCCCCCGCCGATTCCGGCGTAGGACTGCGCTAG